The Pseudorca crassidens isolate mPseCra1 chromosome 3, mPseCra1.hap1, whole genome shotgun sequence genome includes the window TTTGGAGAAAAGgttaataaaaagaatgataacTGACCGAATCCAGGTCACCTCTCATGAAGGATAAAGGTGTAAAGGTGTGGAGGGCTCTTCTTTCCTGGTGCTTTCAGTGAGCCATCCCTGCATGGAgactcccctctccctccagggCTTCCTGCCCTTGTGTATGGGATGTGCCTGCAACCTATGCAGCTAAGTCTTGTCTCACTGTTGCACTGGGGTGGGGTTGTCATCACACTGTGAAAGGGCTATAAAGAAATCtctcttttgcttttctaaaaacAATCTTCTAGGACAAATTATGACAAGAGGCCAGAAGGAATCGCTTCTCATTTCCTTATTGAATAGAGCGCGTCTAAGCGTCCTCCTACATTAAGGACAGCAATCAGTTACTTTTTCTGTATGATCTGGTGAAGTGGTcttaacttttaactttttttcaggTCACACAAAGATGAATTCCTATATTTCATGATtacaatgtgtgtatgtgattccTTGTTCCATTTTAAGGACGTTGCTGTGTTAAACATGTTGAAGAGTTTTCATAACCCGTTGCTACAATCttaaattagatttatttttcccattgctaatatcaaacagcaaattCGAAGACTGAGAACCATGTATAGAAGGGTGATTGCTCTTAATGTGAAAAGATTTGAATCCTTCTTTTTGTGTGAGACTGTGATCAGCCAGCCTAGCTATCGATTTCTTCTGTCGTACACTGCCAAATCTTCTATTTAAGTATTGTGAaaactctttgtttttttcaggtcGAATGAGTGATTTGAGGGTATTTGGTCATCCAATAGATTCAGAATCTAAAGAAGATGAGCCTTGTAGTGAAGAAACAGATCCAGAGCATGATCTAATTGCTGAAATTTTACCTGAGCTAATTGAAATTGATCTATACCACAGTGAAGAGGATGAAGGGGAAGACGAGGAGTGTGCCAATGCTACTGACGTCACGACCACCCCATCTGTGCAGTACATAAATGGAAAGCATCTAGTTACCACTGTGCCCAAGGACCCAGAAGCGGCAGAAGCTAGGCGTGGCCAGTTCGAAAGTGTTGCACCTTCTCAAAATTTTTCAGACAGCAGTGAAAGTGATAGTCATCAGTTTGTAATCACGAAAACTGGAATGCCTACTGCCATGCAACCTAATGAGTCTAAAGAAACAACCGAATCCCTTGAAATTACATGGAGACCTGAGATTTACCCTGAAACACCAGAGCATTTTTCAAGTGGTGAGCTTGATATTTTCCCCACAGCCCCAGGCCGTGAGGGAGAAGCCACAGAGGGGCCAGAATCAATCACAGAGAAAAGTCCCGACCTTGATAATCTGGTACATGAACGTACTGAATCGGTACCTCTGTTTCCTGAAGAGTCTTCAGGAGATGCTGCCATTGACCAAGAATCTCAAAAAATGGTCTTTTCAAGGGCTACAGAAGGAACAATTGGTGAAGAGGCCGAAAAAAGTACTTCTACCACATATACTCCAAGTATAGTTGCAAGTTCTGTATCAGCGCATGTTTCAGAGGATGTATCATTTACCTTAACAGGGACTCCACGGCCTGATGAGCCGCTGTCCACAGTAGAAAGCTGGGTGGAAATAACCCCTAGACAAATTGTAGAGTTCTCAGGAAGTCCTTCAATTCCGATTCCAGAAGGCTCTGGGGAAGCAGAAGAAGATAAAATGTTTGCCATGGTAACCGATTTATCACAGAACAATACTACAGATTCTCTCGTTACTTTAGACACTAGCAAGATAATGATCACAGAGAGCCTTTTGGATGTTCCTGCAACCACCGTATATTCGGTTTCTGAACAATCTTCTACAGTAGTGCCTACCAAATCTGCAAGGGAAACAGACACTTCTGAGTGGGCTTTCAGTACATCTCTTGagggaaagacaaggaaagatgaGGAGAAGGGAACTACAGGTACGGCTTCTACAGCTGAGGTACATGAGCCCACGCAGAGATCGGATCAATTAACTTTACCCTCTGAATTAGAAAACTCAAATGAAACTACATCTAGTGATTCAGTATCTGGTACCAGGAAGAGTTTTATGTCCTGGATGACACCCACACAGTCTGAAACGGAAACAGCAAATTCTACTCTTGTCTTTACAGAAACAAACATTTTAGACCATCTGGGGGTACAGACTGCTGAGCCCAGCCTTAGCAGTCAACCTGGGGTTCGGGAAGTGCCGCCCACCGTCCCAGGTAGCCCCGTCTCTGTCTTTGTGGAGCAGGGCTCTGGAGAAGCTGCTGCTGACCCAGAAACCACCACCGTTTCTTCATTAAATTTAGAGCCTGAAATTCAAGCCAGAAAGGAAGCAGCTGGCACTTTGTCTCCACATGTGGAAATTGTATTCCCTTTTGAGCCAACTGGACTAGTTTTGAGTACTGTAATGGACAGAGAGGTTGCTGAAATTAAAAGCCAAACATCCAAGGGAAACATGATTTCAGAGATCTCAGGAGAGCCAACTCATGGGGCAGAAATAAAAGGCTTTTCTACAGATTTTCCTTTGGAGGAAGATTTCAGTGGTGACTTCAAAGAATACTCGACAGTATCTCATCCCATAACAAAAGAAGAAACGCTAATGACGGAAGGCTCTGGGGATGCAGCATTTAAGGATACCCAGATGTCACCATCTGTAATACCTACCTCAGACCACAGTAATCACACAGCTGACTCAGAAGAGCCTAGTAGCACCTTGGTCAGCACTTCAGCCTTCCCTTGGGAAGAGTTCACAGCCTCAGGTGAGGGCTCAGGTGAGCAATTGGTCTCAGTAAGCAGCTCTGTTGACCAAGTGTTTCCCAGGGTTGTGGGAAAAGTCTCTGGGACTGATTCCCCATTTATTGACCAAAGATTGGGTGAAGAAGGTGATATCAGTGAAACTGATAAAAGATCCACCATCCTGCCAACAGAAGAAGCTGAAAGTACTAAAGCttcaaaggaagaggaggaagtgaAGGTCAATGGGACAGTTTCAATGGACTTTCCTCCAACTATGGAGCCAGACAAATTATGGCCCAGGAAAGAAGTCAACCCTGTAAGGCAAGGAATTGAAAGTGAAATAGTGTCAGAGGAAAAGATTCAAGAACAAAAGTCTTCTGAACCCCCTCAAAGTTCTGTTGCACCAGAACAAACAACTTTCAATTCACAAACATTTCCTGAAACTGGACTCCGAACCACAGATTATTCTACACtaacaacaaagaaaacttaCAGTAACAATAAGAAAATGGAGGGGGAAGGCATTTCCTCAGTTGACGTGTCTACTCCAAACCTGGATTCAGAGGGCTTAGTGTCGTATACTACTCTCCCTGAAGTTACTGAAAAATCCCATATTTTCTTAGCTACTGCCTCAGTGACTGAATCAATACCAGCTGAAAGTGTAATTACAGGTTCAAcaatcaaagagaaagaaagtataAAACCCTTTCCCAAAGTTATGAGACCAATAATTGAAGAGTCAGATACGGATCTTTTATTCTCTGGACTGGGATCAGGAGAAGAAGTTCTGCCTACTACAGTATCAGTGAATTTTACTGAAATAGAACAGGTCATTagcacattacatccccagacTTCTCAAGTGCAAAGTTTAGAAACCAGCATCTTAAATGACACAACTGGAGACTATGAGGGAATGGGAAATGTGGCAAATGAAATCAGACCACTCATTTCCAAAATAGACAGCATGTTCGAAGCCAATGAGACAGCATCCAGCACAACCTTTCTAGAAATTTTAAGTgacaccacaacagaaggacccttCACAGCAACTCTCACTTTCTCTGCAGACATGGAACATCCTCAAAATCAGACACATAGTCGGGCAGAAGAAATCCAGACTAGGAGACCACAGCCTACGACTGATCAAGTCTCTAACGAGAATACTTCaacagcagaaactaaagaaACAGCAACCTCTTCCACTGATTTTCTGGCTAGAACTTATGGTCCTGAAATGGCAAAAGGATTTGTTACATCAACACCAAAACCATCTGACTGGTTTGATGAACATTCTGGAGAAGGATCTGGGGAATTGGATGTGGTTGATTTAGTCCACACTTCTGGAACTACTCAGGCAACTAGGCAAGGCAGCACCACATTTGTTTCTGATAGATCCCTGGAAAaacattctgaggttccaagtGCTGAAGCTGTTACTGTTGATGGATTCCCAACAGCTTCAATGGTGCTGCCTCTTCATTCAGAGCAGAATGAAAGCTCCCCTGGTCCAACTAGCACACTGTCAAGTACAATGTCCTATGAAATGTCCACAGAAGGTGCTGCAGACAGTTTCCAAGACCATTTTGGGGGATTTGAGGATTCCACATTAAAACCTGACAGAAGAAAAGCCACTGAAAATATTATTATAGATCTGGACAAAGAGGACAAGGATTTAATATTGACAATTACAGAGAGTACCATCCTTGAAATTCTACCTGAGCTGACATCAGATAAAAATACTATCATAGATATTGATCACACTAAACCTATATATGAAGACATCCTTGGAATGCAAACGGACTTAGATGCAGAGGTACCCTCAGGGCCACCTGGCAGTAATGAAGACAGCACTCAAGTTCTAGAGAAGTCTGAGGCAGCTGTTAACCTCTCTTCAACTGAGGAAAACTTTGAGGCCTCTGGTGATACTCTTCTGGCTAATTACACTCAGGCAACACATAACGAATCGATGCCTCCCGAAAACAGAAGTCAGTTAGATCACATGGGCTTTATCTCCACACCTGGGATACCCATCCCTAGCCCAGAAACAGAA containing:
- the VCAN gene encoding versican core protein isoform X2; the encoded protein is MLINIKSILWMCSTLIATHALQKVKVEKSPPVKGSLSGKVNLPCHFSTMPTLPPTYNTTSEFLRIKWSKIELDKNGKDLKETTVLVAQNGNIKIGQGYKGRVSVPTHPEDVGDASLTMVKLLASDAGLYRCDVMYGIEDTQDTVSLAVEGVVFHYRAATSRYTLNFEMARKACLDVGAVIATPEQLYAAYEDGFEQCDAGWLSDQSVRYPIRTPREGCYGDKMGKEGVRTYGLRATHETYDVYCYVDHLDGDVFHITAPNKFTFEEAGEGCENRDARLATVGELQAAWRSGFDQCDYGWLSDASVRHPVTVARAQCGGGLLGVRTLYRFENQTGFPLPDSRFDAYCFKRRMSDLRVFGHPIDSESKEDEPCSEETDPEHDLIAEILPELIEIDLYHSEEDEGEDEECANATDVTTTPSVQYINGKHLVTTVPKDPEAAEARRGQFESVAPSQNFSDSSESDSHQFVITKTGMPTAMQPNESKETTESLEITWRPEIYPETPEHFSSGELDIFPTAPGREGEATEGPESITEKSPDLDNLVHERTESVPLFPEESSGDAAIDQESQKMVFSRATEGTIGEEAEKSTSTTYTPSIVASSVSAHVSEDVSFTLTGTPRPDEPLSTVESWVEITPRQIVEFSGSPSIPIPEGSGEAEEDKMFAMVTDLSQNNTTDSLVTLDTSKIMITESLLDVPATTVYSVSEQSSTVVPTKSARETDTSEWAFSTSLEGKTRKDEEKGTTGTASTAEVHEPTQRSDQLTLPSELENSNETTSSDSVSGTRKSFMSWMTPTQSETETANSTLVFTETNILDHLGVQTAEPSLSSQPGVREVPPTVPGSPVSVFVEQGSGEAAADPETTTVSSLNLEPEIQARKEAAGTLSPHVEIVFPFEPTGLVLSTVMDREVAEIKSQTSKGNMISEISGEPTHGAEIKGFSTDFPLEEDFSGDFKEYSTVSHPITKEETLMTEGSGDAAFKDTQMSPSVIPTSDHSNHTADSEEPSSTLVSTSAFPWEEFTASGEGSGEQLVSVSSSVDQVFPRVVGKVSGTDSPFIDQRLGEEGDISETDKRSTILPTEEAESTKASKEEEEVKVNGTVSMDFPPTMEPDKLWPRKEVNPVRQGIESEIVSEEKIQEQKSSEPPQSSVAPEQTTFNSQTFPETGLRTTDYSTLTTKKTYSNNKKMEGEGISSVDVSTPNLDSEGLVSYTTLPEVTEKSHIFLATASVTESIPAESVITGSTIKEKESIKPFPKVMRPIIEESDTDLLFSGLGSGEEVLPTTVSVNFTEIEQVISTLHPQTSQVQSLETSILNDTTGDYEGMGNVANEIRPLISKIDSMFEANETASSTTFLEILSDTTTEGPFTATLTFSADMEHPQNQTHSRAEEIQTRRPQPTTDQVSNENTSTAETKETATSSTDFLARTYGPEMAKGFVTSTPKPSDWFDEHSGEGSGELDVVDLVHTSGTTQATRQGSTTFVSDRSLEKHSEVPSAEAVTVDGFPTASMVLPLHSEQNESSPGPTSTLSSTMSYEMSTEGAADSFQDHFGGFEDSTLKPDRRKATENIIIDLDKEDKDLILTITESTILEILPELTSDKNTIIDIDHTKPIYEDILGMQTDLDAEVPSGPPGSNEDSTQVLEKSEAAVNLSSTEENFEASGDTLLANYTQATHNESMPPENRSQLDHMGFISTPGIPIPSPETELDVLLPTATSLPIPSKSATVNPEIEEPNIEAKTLDDIFESSTLSDGQAIADQSEIISTLSHLERTQNEDEEKKHVVPSLQPEFSSGAEEALIDPTRYVSIGTAYLTAQSLTEAPDVMEGSNPPASTDTSAVLAVAKLFSRTPSSPPLSVHLGRGASEHTEDPRPRALPSTDASTSPVPPGKLANIEVTFKPASEEGFHITEPPSISPDTEPSEDESKPKLLEQMEASATEFIAQEETEISQDSQNKTSVQLSGDTVKVFPSIETPEAGTVVTAASEMVLEGATLWPHSTSASVIYGVEAGVVPQAIPQTSERPTVPSPLEINPETQAALIRGEDSTVAAPEQQVSARILDSNNQATLSTAELNTELATPSFSLLETSNETSFLIGINEESVEGTAIYLPGPDRCKTNPCLNGGTCYPTETSYVCTCVPGYSGDQCELDFDECHSNPCRNGATCVDGFNTFRCLCLPSYVGALCEQDTETCDYGWHKFQGQCYKYFAHRRTWDAAERECRLQGAHLTSILSHEEQMFVNRVGHDYQWIGLNDKMFEHDFRWTDGSTLQYENWRPNQPDSFFSAGEDCVVIIWHENGQWNDVPCNYHLTYTCKKGTVACGQPPVVENAKTFGKMKPRYEINSLIRYHCKDGFIQRHLPTIRCLGNGRWAMPKITCLNPSAYQRTYSKKYFKNSSSAKDNSINTSKHDHRWSRRWQESRR